In Macrobrachium rosenbergii isolate ZJJX-2024 chromosome 48, ASM4041242v1, whole genome shotgun sequence, one DNA window encodes the following:
- the LOC136831023 gene encoding uncharacterized protein, protein MTDKFIWHGINKDDRQWARCCIPCQVSKTFRHTESRVSDFPQPHRCFGHIHIDVVGLLLQSGGARYLLTITDCSTLWPKTTPMDEASTASCAEALLSTNSMVERVHHSLKAALMARCTDDSWKAQLLWVLLGLRTSPKANGNASPAEKVYRETLVVPGEFFPPSADGIDSPLLKLRELTQKFAPCHKTFTDRTTTYSPPTLDSYAYVFVQGGRLSTTLNQALQSAPLSHQVG, encoded by the exons ATGACAgacaagttcatctggcatggcatcaacaaggacgacCGACAGTGGGCAAGatgctgcatcccatgccaggtgAGCAAAACATTCCGACACACGGAATCCAGAGTCagcgacttcccccagcctcaTCGgtgcttcggccacatccacatcgatgtcGTCGGGCTTCTTCTGCAgtcgggaggagccagatacctcctgacaatcacAGACTGCTCCACCCTCTGGCCCAAAACAACCCCCATGGATGAGGCATCAACAGcctcatgcgcagaggccctcctctcca caaacAGCATGGTTGAGAGGGTACACcactctcttaaggcagctctcatggcacgttgcaccgacgACAGCTGGAAGGCACAGCTCCTCTGGGTCCTGCTAGGTCTCCGCACCTcaccgaaagcaaatggcaatgcctcccctgctgagaaagtctacagggagacacTCGTCgttcctggagaattcttcccgccatCAGCCGACGGCATCGACAGCCCCCTCCTGAAGTTGAGGGAACTCAcacagaagttcgcgccctgccataagaccttcactgacagaaccaccacctacagcccaccaaCTTTAGACTCCTATGCCTACGTCTTCGTCCAGGGTGGACGCCTGTCgaccacccttaaccaggccctgcAGAGTGCCCCACTGAGTCATCAGGTGGGCTAA